In Triticum aestivum cultivar Chinese Spring chromosome 5B, IWGSC CS RefSeq v2.1, whole genome shotgun sequence, the following proteins share a genomic window:
- the LOC123117205 gene encoding pathogenesis-related protein 1-like, protein MEYSPKLAVLVLLALASAMAVTAQNLEQDFVDAHNAARADVGLGEVTWDATLPRMISATVAAFAQDYADQRRGDCQLIHTPDGRPYGENLYGGGGGGTEWTATDAVNSWVSEKQYYDHDSNTCSAPEGESCGHYTQVVWRDSTGIGCARVVCDSGDGVFIICSYNPPGNFPGVSPY, encoded by the exons ATGGAGTACTCGCCGAAACTAGCAGTACTGGTGCTCTTAGCTCTCGCGTCCGCCATGGCGGTCACGGCCCAGAACTTGGAGCAGGACTTCGTGGACGCCCACAACGCGGCGCGCGCCGACGTGGGCCTTGGTGAGGTGACATGGGACGCTACC CTTCCCAGAATGATTTCGGCTACCGTGGCAGCCTTCGCGCAGGACTACGCCGATCAGCGCCGCGGCGACTGCCAGCTGATCCATACTCCTGATGGCCGGCCGTACGGGGAGAACCTctacggaggcggcggcggtgggaccGAGTGGACGGCGACGGACGCCGTGAATTCGTGGGTGTCGGAGAAGCAGTACTACGACCACGACAGCAACACCTGCTCGGCGCCGGAGGGTGAGTCGTGCGGGCACTACACGCAGGTGGTGTGGCGCGACTCGACGGGTATCGGCTGCGCCCGCGTCGTCTGCGACAGCGGCGACGGTGTGTTCATCATCTGCAGCTACAACCCGCCAGGCAACTTCCCCGGGGTGAGCCCGTACTAG